A genomic segment from Garra rufa chromosome 5, GarRuf1.0, whole genome shotgun sequence encodes:
- the LOC141334371 gene encoding dolichyl-diphosphooligosaccharide--protein glycosyltransferase subunit STT3B-like, giving the protein MLLGNAALNRCWSDPDRRMQMMVMFSQCLNRFNYRSTHHLTTNGFYEFLNWFDERAWYPLGRIVGGTVYPGLMVTAGLIHYILNLVHLTIHIRDVCVFLAPVFSALTAIATFLLTRELWTQGAGLLSACFMAIVPGYISRSVAGSFDNEAIAIFALQFTYFLWVKSIKTGSVSWTVGCCLSYFYMVSAWGGYVFIINLIPLHVFVLLLMRRFSKRVYIAYSTFYIIGLILSMQIPFVGFQPIRTSEHMAAAGVFVLVQLYSFLQFLRDRLTRQDKQTLFSVCVCLAALLLFVCVVYLSSIGWIAPWSGRFYSLWDTGYAKIHIPIIASVSEHQPTTWVSFFFDLHILVCTFPAGLWFCIRNITAERVFVVLYGISAVYFAGVMVRLMLTLTPVVCVLSAVCFSSVFERYLGDELKQDDPPAEDAADEDDRRNSESLYDKAGKLRKHQVCEEGLGSNIRSLVIVLMLLLLLMFTVHCTWVTSNAYSSPSIPSNKIHAEKFNFMRRCAERSAADLK; this is encoded by the exons atgcttttgggaaacgcagccctgaacCG ATGCTGGTCTGATCCAGACAGACGAATGCAGATGATGGTTATGTTCTCTCAGTGTCTGAACAG GTTTAATTACAGATCCACCCATCATCTGACCACCAACGGTTTCTACGAGTTCCTCAACTGGTTTGATGAGAGAGCCTGGTATCCTCTGGGGAGAATCGTTGGAGGAACG GTCTATCCTGGTCTGATGGTGACCGCAGGTCTGATTCACTACATCTTGAACCTCGTCCACCTGACCATCCACATTCGGGACGTCTGCGTGTTCCTGGCGCCCGTCTTCAGCGCTCTGACCGCGATCGCTACCTTCCTGTTGACGCGTGAGCTGTGGACTCAGGGTGCGGGGCTTCTGTCCGCCTGCTTTATGGCCATCGTGCCTGGATACATCTCACGCTCGGTGGCCGGATCTTTCGATAACGAGGCCATCGCCATTTTCGCCCTGCAGTTCACCTACTTCCTGTGG GTGAAGTCAATCAAAACCGGATCAGTGTCCTGGACCGTCGGATGTTGTCTCTCATATTTCTACATG gtgtCGGCGTGGGGCGGTTACGTCTTCATCATTAATCTGATTCCTCTTCACGTGTTCGTTCTGTTGTTGATGCGCCGCTTCAGTAAGAGAGTTTACATCG cgtACAGCACGTTCTACATCATTGGTCTGATTCTGTCTATGCAGATTCCTTTTGTTGGGTTTCAGCCAATCAGAACCAGCGAACACATGGCAGCAGCTG gtgTGTTCGTGCTTGTGCAGCTCTACTCGTTCCTGCAGTTCCTGCGAGACAGACTGACGCGGCAGGACAAACAGACTCTGTTTTCTGTCTGCGTTTGTCTCGCTGCGCTGCTGCTGTTTGTGTGTGTCGTTTACCTCAGCAGCATCG gTTGGATCGCTCCGTGGAGCGGACGCTTTTATTCACTCTGGGACACGGG CTATGCTAAGATTCATATTCCGATCATCGCGTCGGTATCGGAGCATCAGCCGACCACCTGGGTTTCCTTTTTCTTTGATCTTCACATCCTGGTCTGCACCTTCCCAGCAGGCCTGTGGTTCTGCATCAGAAACATCACCGCTGAGCGCGTGTTCG TGGTTCTGTACGGCATCAGCGCGGTGTATTTCGCCGGTGTGATGGTGCGGCTCATGCTGACTCTGACGCCGGTGGTGTGCGTTCTGTCGGCTGTGTGTTTCTCCAGTGTGTTTGAACGCTATCTGGGTGATGAGCTCAAGCAGGACGATCCTCCGGCTGAAGACGCCGCCGACGAGGACGACCGGAGGAACTCTGAGAGTCTTTATGATAAG gctgGTAAGCTGCGTAAGCATCAGGTGTGTGAAGAGGGTTTGGGTTCAAACATCAGGAGTCTGGTGATCGTCCTcatgttgctgctgctgctgatgtTCACTGTTCACTGCACGTGGGTCACCAGTAACGCTTATTCCAGTCCCAGT ATCCCCTCCAACAAAATTCATGCCGAAAAGTTCAACTTCATGCGGCGCTGCGCAGagcgatcggcggctgacttgaagtag